The Corynebacterium pseudopelargi genome contains a region encoding:
- the murG gene encoding undecaprenyldiphospho-muramoylpentapeptide beta-N-acetylglucosaminyltransferase has protein sequence MQHRKIVVAGGGTAGHIEPAMAVAEALRERGFEVIALGTERGLETTIVPERGFELALIQPVPVPRKLNMDLLRLPRRVWKAMRQSREVLKQADVLIGFGGYVAAPAYIAARSLRMPMLVHEANARAGMANKLGVWLGGMGLNAAPDSGMKGEVVGIPIRNMEDPDAKDRALKLWGLDPQRPVVLVTGGSQGAASINSAVAEGLDRVLEQGVQVLHSYGKKNTAPQAREGYVPVPYIEDMAAAYAIASLVVCRAGAMTVAENTAAGVPAVYVPLPHGNGEQGLNALQVVQAGGAQLVEDQEFDGTAFADYVTGILGDDSLRASMAKQTKESVGANAAEHIADMVVHITSED, from the coding sequence ATGCAACACAGGAAGATCGTCGTTGCAGGCGGAGGAACCGCAGGCCATATCGAGCCAGCCATGGCAGTAGCAGAAGCGCTTCGCGAGCGCGGCTTTGAAGTGATTGCCCTTGGTACCGAACGAGGCCTAGAAACCACCATCGTGCCCGAACGAGGCTTCGAGCTGGCCCTTATCCAACCAGTGCCAGTGCCGCGCAAGCTCAACATGGATCTACTCCGTTTACCGCGTCGCGTATGGAAGGCCATGCGCCAATCGCGCGAGGTGCTCAAGCAGGCCGATGTCTTGATCGGCTTCGGTGGCTATGTGGCAGCACCTGCCTATATCGCAGCAAGGTCCTTGCGCATGCCAATGCTGGTGCACGAGGCCAATGCTCGCGCCGGTATGGCCAATAAGCTCGGCGTGTGGCTTGGCGGCATGGGGCTTAATGCCGCGCCGGATTCGGGCATGAAAGGCGAAGTCGTAGGCATTCCCATCCGCAACATGGAAGATCCCGATGCCAAAGACCGCGCCCTAAAGCTTTGGGGCCTGGATCCGCAGCGTCCCGTGGTGTTAGTCACCGGTGGTTCTCAAGGTGCGGCCTCTATTAACTCGGCTGTTGCCGAAGGTTTGGATCGGGTACTCGAGCAAGGCGTGCAGGTACTGCACTCCTATGGCAAGAAAAACACTGCCCCTCAAGCGCGCGAGGGCTATGTGCCTGTGCCGTATATCGAGGACATGGCTGCAGCCTATGCCATTGCCTCGCTGGTGGTCTGCCGCGCTGGTGCCATGACGGTGGCAGAAAATACCGCGGCCGGTGTGCCAGCGGTGTATGTGCCCCTGCCGCACGGCAATGGCGAACAAGGCCTCAATGCCTTGCAGGTTGTGCAAGCTGGCGGGGCGCAGTTGGTAGAGGACCAAGAATTCGACGGCACGGCTTTTGCAGACTACGTCACCGGAATCTTGGGTGATGATTCGCTTCGCGCAAGCATGGCCAAGCAGACCAAAGAAAGCGTTGGCGCGAATGCCGCAGAGCATATCGCCGACATGGTCGTGCATATCACCAGCGAAGACTAA
- a CDS encoding cell division protein FtsQ/DivIB, producing MSKRVWLSLVLLVLVAAILAAIAWFSPLFVANNVKVEGNQRSSVEEIEQAADIPSDAKLLPLSSKQVATRVSQLPWVAKVSVHKQLPDTVVIEVSEHQPVGYIDKSDGHHIFNAEGTVFLISDDPAGATKVVGDDQASQEAAAEVLAAIDPAQRERIAEIEANNPNAISLKLDNGHTIFWGSLDNTHNKAVAMKAALSREEQFVDISAAPDIAVR from the coding sequence ATGTCGAAGCGGGTATGGCTTAGCCTCGTGCTGCTGGTGCTAGTAGCAGCCATCCTGGCGGCGATAGCGTGGTTTTCTCCGCTGTTTGTGGCCAACAACGTTAAAGTTGAGGGCAATCAGCGCAGCAGCGTGGAAGAAATTGAGCAAGCCGCTGATATCCCAAGTGACGCTAAGCTTCTGCCGCTTTCAAGCAAGCAGGTGGCTACCCGAGTAAGCCAATTGCCGTGGGTGGCCAAGGTCTCTGTGCATAAGCAACTGCCCGATACCGTCGTCATCGAAGTATCGGAGCATCAGCCTGTTGGCTACATCGATAAATCCGATGGGCACCACATCTTCAACGCCGAGGGCACGGTGTTTTTGATCAGCGATGATCCTGCTGGCGCCACCAAGGTTGTTGGTGATGACCAAGCCTCCCAGGAGGCCGCTGCCGAGGTGCTTGCAGCTATTGATCCTGCTCAACGGGAAAGAATCGCCGAGATCGAGGCCAATAACCCCAACGCCATTTCGCTGAAGTTGGACAATGGCCACACCATTTTCTGGGGTTCTTTAGACAACACTCACAATAAGGCCGTGGCGATGAAGGCGGCGTTGAGCCGCGAGGAACAATTCGTTGATATCAGTGCCGCTCCCGATATTGCGGTGCGCTAA
- the mraY gene encoding phospho-N-acetylmuramoyl-pentapeptide-transferase, translating into MTQIIIAAAVALLVSVLLTPVLIKRFSAEGIGQEIREEGPKSHLRKRGTPTMGGIAIITAISVAYLVTGIYGELTHQGGFSATGAVVMFLMLALGGLGFADDFIKLYKGRNLGLNKKAKLIGQFAAAMIFGVLILQFPDENGLTPGSTHLSFLRDIGSWDLAVGPTIIGIVVFLAFIYILVSAWSNAVNLTDGLDGLAAGTTGIVMGVYTLITFWQYRNACTAGAEPGCYNVRDPLDLAILAAAGMGACVGFLWWNAAPAQIFMGDTGSLALGGLVAGISVTSRTELLMIVVGLLFVLEAASVVIQVASFKTTGKRVFKMAPLHHHFEHINWAETTVVIRFWLLAGLFGMIGIAIFYGEWLSLAGV; encoded by the coding sequence GTGACCCAAATCATCATCGCTGCCGCTGTGGCGCTGCTGGTATCGGTGCTGCTAACCCCGGTGCTGATCAAACGCTTTAGCGCCGAGGGGATCGGCCAGGAAATCCGTGAGGAAGGGCCGAAATCTCACCTGCGCAAACGCGGCACCCCAACGATGGGCGGCATCGCCATTATCACCGCAATCTCGGTGGCCTACCTGGTCACGGGCATTTATGGCGAGCTCACCCACCAGGGTGGTTTTAGCGCAACCGGTGCCGTGGTGATGTTCTTGATGCTCGCACTCGGCGGTTTGGGCTTTGCCGATGACTTCATCAAACTCTACAAAGGCCGCAACCTCGGGCTGAATAAAAAAGCCAAGCTCATCGGCCAATTCGCCGCAGCGATGATCTTCGGCGTGCTCATTTTGCAATTCCCCGATGAAAACGGCCTGACCCCCGGTTCCACGCACCTGAGCTTCTTGCGCGATATCGGAAGCTGGGATCTCGCCGTGGGCCCGACCATCATCGGCATCGTCGTATTCCTGGCTTTCATTTACATTCTTGTCTCTGCCTGGTCTAATGCCGTGAACCTCACCGATGGCCTCGACGGCCTGGCTGCTGGCACCACCGGCATCGTCATGGGCGTGTACACCCTGATCACCTTCTGGCAGTACCGAAACGCCTGCACCGCCGGTGCTGAGCCGGGCTGCTACAACGTGCGTGACCCGCTCGACCTCGCCATTTTGGCCGCCGCGGGCATGGGCGCCTGCGTGGGCTTTTTGTGGTGGAACGCCGCCCCGGCCCAAATCTTCATGGGCGATACCGGTTCCTTGGCGCTCGGCGGCTTGGTCGCTGGCATCTCGGTAACCTCGCGCACCGAGCTATTGATGATCGTGGTTGGCCTGCTCTTCGTGCTGGAGGCGGCCTCTGTGGTGATCCAAGTGGCCAGCTTTAAAACGACCGGCAAGCGCGTGTTTAAGATGGCGCCGCTGCATCACCATTTCGAGCACATCAATTGGGCCGAAACCACCGTGGTGATCCGCTTCTGGCTGCTTGCAGGGCTGTTCGGCATGATCGGCATCGCCATTTTCTACGGCGAGTGGCTCTCCCTGGCGGGGGTATAA
- the ftsZ gene encoding cell division protein FtsZ translates to MTSPDNYLAVIKVVGVGGGGVNAVDRMIEEGLKGVEFIAVNTDSQALMFSDADVKLDIGREATRGLGAGANPEVGRTSAEDHKSEIEETLKGADMVFVTAGEGGGTGTGAAPVVASIAKKMGALTVGVVTRPFNFEGKRRTRQAMEGIQALREVCDTLIVIPNQRLLEMGDPDLTMDEAFRAADQVLYNGVQGITNLITIPGMINVDFADVRSVMADAGSALMGVGSASGDNRVFEAAQQAINSPLLEATMEGATGVLLSVAGGSDLGLQEVNDASSMISELADDDVNLIFGTIFDDNLGDEVVVTVIATGFNGVENKLPSKKEPEQAAPSPTPAPESSSLFQQDEVPSPRHALSDEDPQRYEASRQEPQRGDSREHYGSRSGLFTNREERRDTYSDRYNRGDEDDIDVPDFLR, encoded by the coding sequence ATGACTTCCCCAGATAACTACCTCGCCGTCATAAAGGTCGTCGGTGTCGGCGGCGGTGGCGTCAATGCTGTTGACCGCATGATCGAAGAAGGCCTCAAGGGCGTGGAGTTCATCGCCGTGAACACCGACTCCCAGGCCCTTATGTTCTCCGACGCCGACGTCAAGTTGGATATCGGACGCGAAGCCACCCGTGGCCTCGGCGCGGGCGCCAACCCCGAGGTTGGCCGCACCTCCGCAGAAGACCACAAATCCGAGATCGAAGAAACCCTCAAGGGTGCCGACATGGTCTTTGTTACCGCAGGCGAAGGCGGCGGCACCGGCACCGGCGCGGCCCCTGTGGTTGCCAGCATTGCTAAGAAGATGGGCGCGCTGACCGTTGGTGTTGTTACCCGCCCCTTCAACTTTGAAGGCAAGCGCCGCACCCGCCAGGCCATGGAGGGCATCCAGGCGCTGCGCGAGGTATGCGACACCCTCATCGTGATCCCCAACCAGCGTCTGCTGGAAATGGGCGATCCTGATCTGACCATGGATGAAGCCTTCCGCGCTGCAGACCAGGTGCTCTACAACGGTGTGCAGGGTATTACGAACCTCATCACCATCCCCGGCATGATCAACGTCGACTTCGCAGACGTTCGCTCCGTGATGGCCGATGCCGGCTCCGCGCTCATGGGCGTTGGTTCTGCTTCTGGCGATAACCGCGTATTTGAGGCAGCCCAGCAAGCGATCAACTCGCCATTGCTGGAGGCCACCATGGAAGGCGCTACCGGCGTGCTGCTTTCCGTTGCAGGTGGTTCCGATCTTGGCCTGCAGGAAGTCAACGATGCATCCAGCATGATTTCCGAGCTTGCCGACGACGACGTGAACCTCATCTTCGGTACGATCTTCGACGATAACCTCGGCGATGAAGTTGTCGTTACCGTCATTGCCACCGGCTTTAATGGTGTAGAAAACAAGCTTCCCTCCAAGAAGGAGCCAGAGCAGGCAGCGCCTTCGCCTACTCCCGCACCGGAGTCGAGCTCCTTGTTCCAGCAGGACGAGGTGCCAAGCCCCCGTCATGCACTCAGCGATGAAGATCCGCAGCGCTATGAGGCTTCCCGCCAGGAGCCACAGCGTGGCGATTCGCGCGAACACTACGGTTCTCGCTCCGGTCTGTTTACCAACCGCGAGGAACGCCGCGATACCTACAGCGATCGCTATAACCGCGGTGACGAAGACGATATCGACGTCCCGGACTTCCTCCGTTAA
- the murD gene encoding UDP-N-acetylmuramoyl-L-alanine--D-glutamate ligase: MASSLLEGKIIVAGAGISGIGTARLLQKVEAHFELVDASPEALERAQGIPTALIGPDTLEGASLVVTSPGWRPDSPLLLEAAQREIPVIGDVELAYRLDRDGAFGKPRTWMVVTGTNGKTTTTAMLAAMMQAGGFEAQAVGNIGVSIAEALLGPRIDVLVAELSSFQLHWAPTLVPDVGVLLNLADDHIDWHGSFEAYAQAKAKVLAAPIHIAGIEDPAVAELADDRSIGFRLEAPQANELGVLNGMLVSRAFGDSNLPLAPTEGIQPPGPAGIADALAAAAAARSQGVSPEAIAQALQEFQVAGHRGQRVENEGGVVAVDNSKATNPHAADAALAGFESIIWIAGGQLKGASVEELVRNHADRLKAAALLGVDREEIAAQLRAHAPGVEIMCTASTDPDKAMGEVVGFALSRYEDSDAIVLAPAAASLDMYTSMAQRGDLFAYYIQALSKSAR, encoded by the coding sequence ATGGCATCCTCACTGCTTGAAGGCAAAATCATCGTCGCCGGTGCCGGCATTTCCGGTATCGGCACAGCACGGCTATTACAAAAGGTCGAAGCACATTTCGAGCTTGTCGACGCCTCCCCAGAAGCCCTCGAACGTGCCCAGGGGATCCCCACTGCCCTCATCGGGCCAGACACCCTTGAAGGCGCCTCGCTGGTAGTGACCTCGCCGGGTTGGCGCCCAGACTCGCCACTGCTGCTCGAGGCAGCCCAACGCGAGATCCCGGTCATTGGCGATGTTGAGCTTGCCTACCGCCTTGATCGCGATGGTGCCTTTGGCAAGCCGCGCACCTGGATGGTGGTAACCGGAACAAATGGCAAAACCACCACCACCGCCATGCTGGCTGCGATGATGCAAGCCGGCGGCTTCGAGGCTCAAGCCGTAGGCAATATCGGTGTGTCTATCGCCGAGGCACTGCTTGGCCCTCGCATTGATGTGCTCGTTGCAGAACTCTCTAGCTTCCAACTGCACTGGGCACCAACCCTGGTGCCTGATGTGGGCGTATTGCTCAACCTTGCCGATGATCACATTGATTGGCACGGCAGCTTCGAGGCATACGCGCAGGCCAAGGCCAAAGTTTTGGCAGCACCTATTCATATTGCCGGTATTGAAGATCCAGCCGTAGCCGAGCTCGCAGATGATCGCAGCATTGGTTTTCGCCTGGAGGCGCCTCAAGCCAATGAGCTTGGGGTGCTCAACGGCATGCTGGTTTCTCGCGCTTTCGGCGATTCCAATCTTCCGCTGGCACCAACCGAGGGGATCCAACCTCCAGGGCCTGCCGGTATTGCCGATGCCTTGGCAGCGGCTGCAGCAGCTCGCTCCCAGGGGGTAAGCCCCGAAGCAATTGCCCAGGCCTTGCAAGAGTTCCAGGTTGCAGGCCACCGCGGCCAGCGGGTGGAAAACGAAGGCGGTGTTGTGGCGGTGGATAACTCCAAGGCCACCAACCCCCATGCTGCCGACGCTGCGCTTGCGGGCTTTGAGTCCATCATTTGGATTGCTGGTGGCCAGCTCAAGGGCGCAAGCGTAGAAGAGCTGGTGCGCAACCACGCCGATCGCCTCAAAGCGGCAGCGCTGCTTGGTGTGGACCGCGAAGAAATTGCAGCACAGTTGCGTGCGCACGCACCAGGTGTAGAGATCATGTGCACCGCATCGACCGATCCCGATAAGGCGATGGGTGAGGTAGTGGGGTTCGCCCTTTCTAGGTATGAGGATTCCGACGCCATCGTGCTGGCACCTGCAGCAGCCAGCTTGGACATGTACACCAGCATGGCGCAGCGCGGTGACCTCTTTGCCTATTACATTCAAGCATTGAGCAAGTCAGCCAGATAG
- a CDS encoding FtsW/RodA/SpoVE family cell cycle protein: MAQGLNTIAKAVGSRLRETRRRPLADYYILIIVIGLLTVIGVTLVASSSMTWSISAGGSAWTTALRQTIMVILGLGAGWLALRVPPGAVRRMALPFLVVSVALLILVLTPLGTGYEQVGSQSWLVLGPLSFQPSEVARIAIAIWGASFLANGEPGTKEFNRRMYWFLGVSLAMCGLIAMEHDTGMAVTFLIVVFAVSVFAGLDGRMVWGTVIAAFGAIVMVSVGGGYRSDRIAVYFDALFGRFDDTSGKAYQSYQGFLSLADGSLTGLGLGQSRAKWFYLPEAKNDFIFAVVGEELGFVGAAVIVGLFATLGVVGFRTAKRCSNMYLSLLAGALTASVVVQAFVNMAYVVGLVPVTGIQLPLISAGGTSAIITLTAMGLLLSCARHEPEAISAMRSYGRPTLDRLVGLPEPSLEGISASKSVRAKAASSASGSRQEARRRPAPSREAGRTRPQRVTPERVNPRRSQARPGAESAQDTASGNRSRRSEGGAGSLNNRSRGQRPAPHRDRRRR, translated from the coding sequence ATGGCACAGGGGTTGAACACCATTGCAAAGGCTGTTGGTTCGCGCCTGCGTGAAACCAGGCGCCGCCCCCTGGCCGATTACTACATCCTGATCATCGTCATCGGGCTGCTCACCGTCATCGGTGTGACACTGGTGGCCTCGAGTTCCATGACGTGGTCGATCTCGGCTGGCGGCAGCGCATGGACTACTGCGCTGCGTCAAACCATCATGGTGATCCTCGGTTTGGGTGCCGGTTGGCTTGCCTTGAGGGTCCCACCGGGTGCGGTGCGCCGCATGGCCTTGCCATTTTTGGTCGTGTCTGTGGCCTTGCTCATTTTGGTGCTCACCCCGCTTGGCACCGGTTATGAGCAGGTGGGTTCCCAATCCTGGCTGGTGTTAGGTCCGCTTTCTTTTCAGCCTTCTGAGGTAGCCCGTATTGCCATCGCCATTTGGGGCGCGAGCTTTCTAGCCAATGGCGAACCGGGCACCAAGGAATTCAATCGCCGCATGTACTGGTTCCTTGGCGTCAGCCTTGCCATGTGTGGCTTGATCGCCATGGAGCACGACACCGGCATGGCCGTGACCTTCCTCATCGTGGTGTTTGCCGTATCAGTCTTCGCCGGCCTGGATGGGCGCATGGTGTGGGGCACCGTCATCGCCGCCTTCGGCGCAATCGTGATGGTCTCCGTTGGCGGTGGCTACCGCAGCGACCGCATCGCGGTGTATTTCGATGCCCTCTTCGGGCGTTTCGACGACACCTCCGGTAAGGCATACCAGTCCTATCAGGGCTTCCTTTCGCTTGCCGACGGTTCCCTCACCGGCCTGGGCCTAGGCCAATCACGCGCCAAGTGGTTCTACTTGCCGGAGGCAAAAAACGACTTCATTTTCGCCGTGGTGGGCGAGGAGCTCGGCTTTGTTGGCGCCGCCGTCATCGTTGGACTATTCGCCACCCTAGGCGTGGTGGGATTCCGCACCGCCAAGCGCTGCTCCAACATGTACCTCTCACTGCTCGCCGGTGCGCTTACCGCATCGGTGGTGGTGCAGGCCTTTGTCAACATGGCCTATGTGGTGGGGCTTGTGCCGGTGACCGGTATTCAGCTCCCACTGATCTCCGCCGGTGGTACCTCGGCCATTATTACGCTCACGGCCATGGGCCTGTTGCTTAGCTGTGCACGCCATGAGCCAGAGGCAATCTCTGCCATGCGCTCTTATGGCAGGCCAACCCTTGACAGGCTTGTTGGTTTACCTGAGCCCTCATTAGAAGGCATCTCTGCGAGCAAATCGGTCCGCGCCAAGGCAGCTTCTTCTGCTTCTGGCAGCAGGCAAGAGGCTCGGCGCAGGCCAGCACCAAGCCGCGAAGCAGGAAGAACGCGCCCGCAGCGTGTTACCCCGGAGCGGGTAAATCCACGTCGCAGCCAGGCCCGCCCGGGTGCTGAGAGCGCCCAAGATACAGCTTCGGGCAATCGCTCGCGCCGATCCGAAGGTGGCGCTGGTAGCCTGAATAACCGTTCACGGGGGCAACGCCCCGCCCCACATCGCGACCGCAGGAGGCGCTAG
- the murC gene encoding UDP-N-acetylmuramate--L-alanine ligase yields MIDLSRVHMIGIGGAGMSGVARILLARGATVSGSDVKDSRPLLALRSMGAKIAVGHAKENLELCGELPTVVVTSFAAIPQYNPELVAARDAGIPVIRRSDLLGELMEGYQQVLIAGTHGKTSTTSMTVVAMQAAGLDPSFAIGGQLNKAGTNAHHGTGSAFVAEADESDASLLRYKPSVAVVTNIEPDHLDYFRSEDAYFKVFEDFAERIVEGGSLVVCLDDPHAAALGERFKDKINVLGYGTSEAASRHPELAHTVVESMQVEAAGTRCALRVGEQHTEVLMRIPGTHMVLNAAAALTAGVLAGGNLEELAQGICDFSGVRRRFEFHGEVSQGRAKRALVYDDYAHHPTEVEAVLRAARERQEAIGGGKIIAVFQPHLYSRTIEFADEFAQALSLADAAVVLDIYGAREEPVEGVSSRIITESMTIPTVFEPTFLDVPERVAEIAEERDMILTIGAGSVTMLADEILKRLKEA; encoded by the coding sequence ATGATCGACCTCAGCCGCGTGCACATGATCGGTATCGGCGGTGCAGGCATGTCGGGCGTTGCCCGCATTTTGCTCGCCCGTGGTGCCACCGTATCTGGCTCCGACGTCAAAGATTCTCGCCCGCTGCTGGCCTTACGTTCCATGGGAGCCAAGATTGCGGTGGGCCACGCCAAGGAAAATCTCGAACTCTGCGGCGAGCTGCCCACGGTCGTGGTCACTTCCTTTGCCGCGATTCCTCAGTACAACCCTGAGCTGGTGGCTGCGCGAGACGCCGGCATTCCCGTGATCCGACGCTCCGATCTTCTAGGCGAGCTCATGGAGGGCTACCAGCAGGTGCTCATTGCTGGTACCCACGGCAAAACTTCCACCACTTCGATGACGGTTGTGGCGATGCAGGCTGCAGGGCTTGATCCCAGCTTTGCCATTGGTGGCCAATTAAATAAGGCCGGCACCAACGCCCATCACGGCACCGGCAGCGCTTTCGTGGCGGAAGCCGATGAATCTGATGCTTCCTTGTTGCGCTACAAGCCCTCGGTTGCGGTGGTGACCAATATCGAGCCGGATCACTTGGATTATTTCCGTTCCGAAGACGCCTACTTCAAGGTATTTGAAGATTTCGCCGAGAGGATCGTCGAAGGGGGATCCCTGGTGGTCTGCTTGGATGATCCCCACGCGGCGGCCTTGGGCGAGCGCTTTAAAGACAAGATCAATGTGCTAGGTTATGGCACCAGTGAGGCAGCGAGCCGCCATCCCGAGCTTGCCCACACGGTGGTGGAGTCCATGCAGGTAGAAGCAGCAGGAACCCGCTGTGCCTTGCGCGTGGGGGAGCAGCACACCGAAGTGTTGATGCGCATTCCTGGTACCCACATGGTGCTCAATGCCGCAGCAGCGCTCACCGCTGGTGTGCTGGCTGGCGGCAACTTGGAGGAGCTGGCTCAGGGTATTTGTGATTTTTCTGGTGTGCGCCGTCGCTTCGAATTCCATGGTGAAGTAAGCCAGGGCCGCGCCAAGCGTGCCTTGGTCTACGACGATTACGCCCACCATCCCACTGAGGTCGAGGCGGTGCTCCGCGCAGCCCGTGAGCGCCAGGAGGCCATTGGTGGCGGCAAGATCATTGCCGTATTCCAACCTCACCTGTATTCGCGCACCATCGAGTTTGCTGATGAGTTCGCCCAAGCACTTTCGCTTGCCGACGCCGCCGTGGTGCTCGACATCTACGGCGCCAGGGAGGAGCCGGTAGAAGGAGTGAGCTCGCGGATCATCACCGAGTCGATGACGATCCCGACCGTATTCGAGCCCACCTTCTTAGATGTGCCCGAACGCGTGGCAGAGATTGCAGAAGAACGAGACATGATTTTGACCATCGGTGCTGGCAGCGTGACCATGCTTGCCGATGAGATTTTGAAGCGTTTGAAGGAAGCCTAA